In the genome of Candidatus Kinetoplastibacterium desouzaii TCC079E, the window GGCTGGTATCTGAGGCAGGATGCCCTGCTATAGCTGATCCTGGGGCGATAGTAGTTAGAACAGCTCACGTAATGGGGATATCTGTACGACCATGGGTTGGTCCATCCTCTATAATACTTAGTCTAATGGCAAGTGGATTAAATGGTCAAAACTTTGTTTTTAGAGGATATCCACCTAAACAACCACATGAAAGAAAAACAAAAATTACACTTTGGGAAAAAGAATCAATATTTAATAACCAAACTCAAATAATGATAGAAACTCCTTACCGTAATATTCATCTGTATAACGATTTAATTAACAATCTTAAAAAAAACACTCATCTTTGCATTGCAAGCTTAGTAAACTCGCAAGAAGAACTAATAAAAACTCGCACCATAAAAGAATGGAAAGGTTTAGATGCTCCTAATATAGACAAGAAACCAACAATATTTTTATACTGCGGAAATTACACTTAATAACACGATCAACTACTATTAAGAGTTTCTTCCAAGATCTTCTAAAGAATTTAGTAAGATCTTACAATCATTAGGTAAATCAGATACTAAATCAATAAACTCATTGCTTGATGGATGATTGAATTTTAAATTATATGCATGTAAAAACATCCTTTTAAAATTAAATTGAGAAAAAAAACAAACGTCTTCTTCATAATTACCATATTTACTATCACCAACAATTGGGAACCCACTATGAGATAAATGAACCCTAATTTGATGAGTACGCCCACTACGTATCTCTACTTTTAAAAGGCTATATTCATTATAATAGCCAATCAAATTAACAACACTATGAGCACTTTGACCAGAGTCATCTACAAAAACTCTTCTCTCTCCAGATTTTGTTATATATTTTTTAAGTGGAAGTTTTATATGTTGTCTTTTATTAAGCCATTTACCTTTAACTAGAGCAATATAACTCTTATAACAACGTCCTTCTCTAAATATTTTATGAAGATCTAATAAAACCCCTCTCTTTTTAGCAACAATTAATAATCCAGAGGTGTCCTTATCTAACCTATGAACAAGCTCCAAAAAAGAATTTTGTTTAAAACTTATCCGTAACTGTTCTATCAATCCAAAAGACAAACCACTTCCACCATGAACAGCTAAACCACATGGTTTATCCAAAACAATAAAACCATCATCCTCATAAACAACAGAGAAATCTTTTCTAGGAATAATAATTTTTTCCTTTGATTCTGATACTCTTATGTCTGGTAAAAAAACCAAATCTTTTATTAATAATTTATAGTTAGAATTTGCTTTTTTATTATTAATCTTTATTTTGCCAGTACGAATCATTTTATAAATGTGACTTTTAGGAACACCTTTACAAACTTTAAATAAAAAATTATCTAACCTTTGACCTTCATTATCTTCATTAATGTTTATATTTTTCACAATAGAAATAGCTATGGTTAATAAAGTCTCTTTGCTACAATTAGAAAGAGACATATAATTAAAGAAATTAATCTAAATACAAATAATATATAGAATATTGTGATGTTAAACGAAAATATAATAAAATACACCTACATCATTGAAGTAATAATCAAATTAATGACAATGTTTTTGAATATAGAAATCTTAATTTTTTTATATAAACAATGATCATTGTTTATATAAAAAAATTAACAAATACACATGAAAATAAAACCAAATGACCTAAAAACTTATCTATAAATATATACCGAGAAAGATTAAAATAAAAAAATTAGCATTATTAAACTAAAACAATTAATCATCTAATTAAACAACATAATGCATAATAGTTATATAGATGATATTTAGCATAAATAAAACTGAAAATATTTAATCTTTAAAATATAACAATAGAAAAAGTGGATTAAGTTAGTAGTCAATATTGGCGTTAATGGTTACGGAGAAAATACCACTTATGAAAAGAATGCTATTTAACGCAACACATCACGAAGAGATACGTGTTGCAATTATAGATGGACAAAAATTAGTAGATCTAGATATAGAAACATCTGGAAGAGAACAACGTAAAGGTAATATATATAAAGGATTAGTTACAAGAATAGAACCAGGTCTAGAAGCATGTTTTATAAATTATGGAGAAGATAAACATGGTTTCTTGCCATTTAAAGAAATAGCAAGAAGTTATTTCAAAGAAGGTATAGATTTTAGAAACACAAGAATTCAAGATGCTATAAAAGAAGGACAAGAATTAATAGTCCAAGTTGAAAAAGAAGAAAGAGGCAATAAAGGAGCTGCCCTTACAACTTTTATATCTTTAGCTGGAAGATACTTGGTGTTAATGCCTAACAATCCAAGAGGAGGTGGTGTATCTAGAAGAATAGAAGGCGAAGAGCGTCAGGAATTGAAAGAGATAATAGAAGAATTAGATGTGCCTCATGGAATGAGTATCATTGCTAGAACTGCTGGAATTAGCCGTTCTATAGAAGAACTTCAATGGGATTTGTCTTATCTTTTACAATTATGGAATGCTATAGACCAGGCTTCTAAAGAAAATAATTCACCAGTATTAATTTATTTGGAATCAAGTTTAGTTATAAGAGCAATAAGAGATTATTTTTCACCAGATATTAATGAAATTTTAATTGACAATCAGGAAATCGTTAAACAAGCCATAGCATTTATGAGTGTTGTAATGCCTGATAATGTCCAAAGAGTAAAATTTTATCAAAATGAAATACCATTATTCTCAAGATTCCAAATAGAGCATCAAATAGAAACAGCATATTCTAGAATGATACAATTACCTTCTGGCGGATCAATAATTATAGACCATACTGAAGCTTTAGTAGCTATAGATGTTAATTCTGCTAAATCAACCAGAGGAGCTGATATAGAAGAGACTGCTCTAAGGACAAATTTAGAAGCTGCAGAGGAAGTTGCAAGACAATTAAGATTACGTGATCTTGGTGGACTTTTAGTTATTGATTTTATCGACATGGAAGACACAAAAAACCAAAGAAATCTTGAACAAAAACTTAGGGAAGCTCTCAGAGTTGATAGAGCTCGTGTTCAAATGGGTAAAATATCAAAATTTGGTCTCATTGAACTTTCTAGACAAAGACTACGCCCTGCCCTAAATGAAGGTTCACATATAACTTGTCCTAGATGTACTGGAATTGGAGTAATAAGAGATACTGAATCCTGCTCTTTACAAGTATTACGTCTAATACAGGAAGAGGCTATGAAAGATGGCACTTCAGCTGTATATGCACAAGTTCCTATAGATGTTGCAACCTATCTTTCAAATGAAAAAAGAAATGATATAAATAATATAGAAGCTAGACTAAATATAAAACTTGTTCTAGTTCCAAATAAATATATTGAAACCCCACACTATAATATAGAAAGAGTAAAGAATGATGATTCTAAGTTAGAAGAAACTAGAGTGAGTTTCAATCTAGTAGAAATCCCAAACAACAATCAATCATGGAAAAATTCTTCTGAAAATGAAGAAAAACAAAAACCAGAAGCTCTGGTAAAAGGTAGGACGCCATCAAAACCAGCACCAATTGTATCTAACTTAAAATATAAGAATAAGAAAAATATAGAAAATTCAAAAGTAAACCCTATAAGAACTTTGTTAACAAAAATATTATCTTGGGTTGGTTTTTCTAGTGAAAATAATGATGATATTTATAATAATTTACAAAAGAATAAAAACAATACAATAACACCTATACAAAATTCTTTTAAATCATCCAAATCAGAAAAAAAATATAATATAAAAAATAAAAACCAAAGCAAACTTTTACAAGAAAAACAAAACGAACAAAACATTAGTTTATCTAATACCCAAACTAGTAAAAATACTCATAATTTATTAAATAATATTAAAAATGATAGTAATCAAAAAAATAATGATGCTCTTATTAGCATGCAGAAATCACAAGATGAAAAAAATACATCAACAATTTCCACTCATCAAATAACAAAAAAAGATAAGATTAAAAATAAACGTTCTAACAATAATGAGTTAACCAATGAAAGCATTGCTAATACAGATGAAAACATAATAAAAACAATAGAGATGCCAACTATAAACATATCTGCAAGAGATAATAGTGAAAATGATAAAAAATCAAACTACCGAAGAAGAAACGCGAACTCACATAGAAAAAATCAGAAGGAGCAACATTCATCAAAAACAAGTACAAACTATTTTACAACAAACGAGTTGTCAAATATTAACAATGAAGATTTATCTAACATAACAACAAGAAATGTATTAGAAGATATACATAAAGACGATAGTCAGATAAACTCAAACCATAAAATCTTTAATGATAATTATGATAGTGCTAAAGACAAAAATGATGATACCAAAAATAAAATAACAAAACATAACTCAGTATCTTTAATACAAAATAGTAATATACAAACAAACAATAAAAATAAACTACAATTAATAGAAACTAATTATAAGAAAGAATCTGAAAATAATAATGAAATTATTAATATTGGTAGACCTGATTATAATAAAAATATTAACAAAGTTAACACTAAACAATTAAAGCAAATAGAAACCAAAACATAATAAAAATACGTTACGTTATATATCTATAAGAAGATCTTTCAAAATTTTATAGATATATAACTATTACTAATTCTCTTTCTTATTTAAAATTCTAAGCAAGGAAGAGATAACTTCTTTTAATTTTCTTCTATCAACAACCATATCTACCGCACCTTTATCTAAAAGAAACTCTGATCTTTGAAACCCATTAGGTAGTTTTTCTCTAACAGTCTGCTCAATAACACGAGGACCAGCAAAGCCTATTAATGCCTTTGGTTCAGCTATCACTATATCACCCATAAAAGCAAAACTTGCAGATACTCCACCCATCGTAGGATCAGTTAAAACACTAATAAAAGGTAATTTTGAAGACGACAGACAAGTCAACATAGCATTGGTTTTTACCATTTGCATCAAAGAAAATAAACTTTCTTGCATTCTAGCTCCACCAGATGACGCCACACAAACAAAAGGAATAGAATAATCTATAGAATGCTGAACGGCTAATCTAAACCGCTCACCAACCACAGAACCCATTGATCCACCCATGAAATCAAATTCAAAACATGCTAAAACAACTGGTATTTCATTCATTAATCCTTTAACAACAACAAGGGCATCAGTTTCTTTTGTCTGTTTCATAGCATCGACAAGTCTATCAGAATATTTTTTTTTATCTTTAAATTTTAAAATATCAACCGATCTTATATTTTCACCTAACTCATAACGCCCAACTTCATCTAACATTGAATCAATTCTGAATCTAGAACCTACTCTCATATGATGATCACATTTAGGACATACATGAAGATTAGCTATTAAATCTTCATTATACAAAACAGAATCACAAGAAGCACATTTAAGCCAAATCCCCTGTGGAACACGCCTAACACCATTATCATTAGACTTATTAATGCGCGGAGGTAAAATTTTTTCTAACCAGCTCATATTTATATATAGATAAACAAAAAATTAAAATCAAAACTACACATTATTGCGATTCATAGCATCTTTAATATCTGATATCCACTTACTAGCAGCTGCTATAGAATCAACTTGTTTCTTATCAACAGAAGATTTATTAAAAACGTCTTGTATTATCTCTATAAGTTTACTACCTATTACTACAGCATCAGCACATTTACTAATCTGTTGTGCTGATGCTGCATCTCTAATACCAAAGCCAACACCTACTGGGATTTTTATATGTTTTTTTATTAAGTTGAGCCTATCAGAAACTTCTTCTATATTAATATCTTTAGATCCAGTTACACCTTTCAAAGAAACATAATATACATAACCATTAGCTATACTGGATATTAATTTAATTCTATCTTCACCAGAAGTAGGAGAAAGTAGAAATATCATATTAATGCCATTCTCATTCAGCAACTTAGAAAATTCTTCTGATTCTTCTGGTGGATAATCTACCACAAGAACACCATCAACACCTGCATCTTTAGCAGCCTGAACAAAGTTCTTATGACCCATATTCTCAATCGGATTAGCATAACCCATAAGCACAACAGGAGTAGTATTGTTTTTAGTGCGAAATTCTTTTACATAATTTAGCACCTGTTTTAATCCAACACCATTACGTATAGCTCGTTCAGAAGCCTGCTGTATTACCGGACCATCTGCCATAGGATCAGAGAATGGTATGCCAATTTCTAATATATCAACTCCAGAATTAGCTAAACTATGTAATAAAGGAACTGTAGACTCAACCGAAGGATCACCAGCTGTAATATATGTTATGAGAGCTGACTTATAACCATTATTTACAAGTTTAGAAAAAGCACTATCAATACGATTAATTTTCATATATATATCGCTTATAATAAAATACCAGAACGTTCAGCAACTGTATGCATATCTTTGTCACCACGACCTGAAAGATTCACAAGAATTATATTATCCTTTGGTAAATCAGAAGCTATCTTTACAGCATGAGCAATAGCATGTGCTGACTCTAAAGCTGGCATTATACCCTCAATAAGACAACAATCATGAAAAGCTTTCAAAGCTTCATTATCAGTAATACCAACATATTTTGCTCTTTTAATTTCTTGTAACCAAGCATGCTCAGGACCAACCCCTGGATAATCTAAACCAGCAGATATAGAATGTGTCTCTTTTACTTGACCATTACTATCCTGTATTAAATATGTCCTATTACCATGTAAAATACCTACTTTACCTAAATTCAAAGAAGCAGAGTGA includes:
- a CDS encoding SAM-dependent methyltransferase — encoded protein: MIETLHLIPVSIGNQPLDFWLPEKTITIASNIKTYIAENAKTARCFLQSIKVKHAINEVEIHTLNEKTNITEIKKWLLNSKEKNMGLVSEAGCPAIADPGAIVVRTAHVMGISVRPWVGPSSIILSLMASGLNGQNFVFRGYPPKQPHERKTKITLWEKESIFNNQTQIMIETPYRNIHLYNDLINNLKKNTHLCIASLVNSQEELIKTRTIKEWKGLDAPNIDKKPTIFLYCGNYT
- a CDS encoding RluA family pseudouridine synthase encodes the protein MSLSNCSKETLLTIAISIVKNININEDNEGQRLDNFLFKVCKGVPKSHIYKMIRTGKIKINNKKANSNYKLLIKDLVFLPDIRVSESKEKIIIPRKDFSVVYEDDGFIVLDKPCGLAVHGGSGLSFGLIEQLRISFKQNSFLELVHRLDKDTSGLLIVAKKRGVLLDLHKIFREGRCYKSYIALVKGKWLNKRQHIKLPLKKYITKSGERRVFVDDSGQSAHSVVNLIGYYNEYSLLKVEIRSGRTHQIRVHLSHSGFPIVGDSKYGNYEEDVCFFSQFNFKRMFLHAYNLKFNHPSSNEFIDLVSDLPNDCKILLNSLEDLGRNS
- a CDS encoding Rne/Rng family ribonuclease — encoded protein: MKRMLFNATHHEEIRVAIIDGQKLVDLDIETSGREQRKGNIYKGLVTRIEPGLEACFINYGEDKHGFLPFKEIARSYFKEGIDFRNTRIQDAIKEGQELIVQVEKEERGNKGAALTTFISLAGRYLVLMPNNPRGGGVSRRIEGEERQELKEIIEELDVPHGMSIIARTAGISRSIEELQWDLSYLLQLWNAIDQASKENNSPVLIYLESSLVIRAIRDYFSPDINEILIDNQEIVKQAIAFMSVVMPDNVQRVKFYQNEIPLFSRFQIEHQIETAYSRMIQLPSGGSIIIDHTEALVAIDVNSAKSTRGADIEETALRTNLEAAEEVARQLRLRDLGGLLVIDFIDMEDTKNQRNLEQKLREALRVDRARVQMGKISKFGLIELSRQRLRPALNEGSHITCPRCTGIGVIRDTESCSLQVLRLIQEEAMKDGTSAVYAQVPIDVATYLSNEKRNDINNIEARLNIKLVLVPNKYIETPHYNIERVKNDDSKLEETRVSFNLVEIPNNNQSWKNSSENEEKQKPEALVKGRTPSKPAPIVSNLKYKNKKNIENSKVNPIRTLLTKILSWVGFSSENNDDIYNNLQKNKNNTITPIQNSFKSSKSEKKYNIKNKNQSKLLQEKQNEQNISLSNTQTSKNTHNLLNNIKNDSNQKNNDALISMQKSQDEKNTSTISTHQITKKDKIKNKRSNNNELTNESIANTDENIIKTIEMPTINISARDNSENDKKSNYRRRNANSHRKNQKEQHSSKTSTNYFTTNELSNINNEDLSNITTRNVLEDIHKDDSQINSNHKIFNDNYDSAKDKNDDTKNKITKHNSVSLIQNSNIQTNNKNKLQLIETNYKKESENNNEIINIGRPDYNKNINKVNTKQLKQIETKT
- the accD gene encoding acetyl-CoA carboxylase, carboxyltransferase subunit beta — encoded protein: MSWLEKILPPRINKSNDNGVRRVPQGIWLKCASCDSVLYNEDLIANLHVCPKCDHHMRVGSRFRIDSMLDEVGRYELGENIRSVDILKFKDKKKYSDRLVDAMKQTKETDALVVVKGLMNEIPVVLACFEFDFMGGSMGSVVGERFRLAVQHSIDYSIPFVCVASSGGARMQESLFSLMQMVKTNAMLTCLSSSKLPFISVLTDPTMGGVSASFAFMGDIVIAEPKALIGFAGPRVIEQTVREKLPNGFQRSEFLLDKGAVDMVVDRRKLKEVISSLLRILNKKEN
- the trpA gene encoding tryptophan synthase subunit alpha; this translates as MKINRIDSAFSKLVNNGYKSALITYITAGDPSVESTVPLLHSLANSGVDILEIGIPFSDPMADGPVIQQASERAIRNGVGLKQVLNYVKEFRTKNNTTPVVLMGYANPIENMGHKNFVQAAKDAGVDGVLVVDYPPEESEEFSKLLNENGINMIFLLSPTSGEDRIKLISSIANGYVYYVSLKGVTGSKDINIEEVSDRLNLIKKHIKIPVGVGFGIRDAASAQQISKCADAVVIGSKLIEIIQDVFNKSSVDKKQVDSIAAASKWISDIKDAMNRNNV